One Papaver somniferum cultivar HN1 chromosome 10, ASM357369v1, whole genome shotgun sequence genomic window carries:
- the LOC113316222 gene encoding uncharacterized protein LOC113316222, which translates to MVTPPSSPTKKPDDSPSETPIEPTPKVAINDPYAIHHSDNTSLVLFTPLLNGDNYGIWARGITMALSAKDKMNFINGSILEPEDSNLYARWKRSTNLVKMWITNSIEPDIKSSFMYVDSAYRLWNELHDHFYQSNAPKKFELKHAISTLKIEGMSLSMFFTKMKALWEELDATSMGTTPCICDAGKEIAEHRNRDKVMEFLQGLDDRFANVKSSILLMDPIPSINKVYNLVRQEEKQLHISTSSNVQVESAALFNQRSESKYSKGPANKKPRPFCDHCNMIGHSREKCWKLNGYPPNYVPKSKERQGTMLATSRNEKESSTPKESFTADDYQEYMKFKSFMASKGGDSSVVSSANLAGPYEEDADWSG; encoded by the coding sequence atggtaactcctccttcttctccaacCAAAAAACCAGATGATTCTCCTTCGGAAACTCCAATTGAACCCACACCAAAAGTGGCGATTAATGATCCGTATGCGATTCACCATTCGGATAATACTAGTCTTGTTTTGTTCACTCCTCTCTTGAATGGCGACAATTATGGAATTTGGGCACGTGGAATCACCATGGCTCTTTCCGCCAAAGACAAGATGAATTTTATTAATGGGTCAATTTTGGAACCCGAGGATTCAAACTTGTATGCTAGATGGAAAAGATCTACTAATCTTGTTAAGATGTGGATCACCAACTCAATAGAACCAGATATAAAATCTAGTTTTATGTATGTCGATTCAGCATATCGactctggaatgaactccatgaTCATTTTTACCAATCCAATGCTCCCAAAAAATTTGAGttgaaacatgcaatttccacTCTAAAAATTGAAGGGATGTCTTTATCAATGTTTTTCACAAAGATGAAAGCATTATGGGAGGAGCTGGACGCAACTTCCATGGGCACTACCCCATGTATTTGTGATGCAGGAAAAGAAATTGCCGAACACCGCAACAGAGATAAGGTGATGGAATTTTTGCAAGGTCTTGATGACAGATTTGCGAATGTAAAAAGTTCTATTTTGTTGATGGATCCTATTCCATCAATCAATAAGGTTTACAACCTTGTTCGTCAGGAAGAAAAACAGTTACATATTTCTACATCCTCCAATGTTCAAGTTGAGAGTGCAGCCCTTTTTAATCAAAGAAGTGAATCAAAGTATTCAAAAGGTCCGGCGAATAAGAAACCTAGACCTTTTTGTGACCATTGTAATATGATTGGTCATTCTCGAGAAAAATGTTGGAAGCTGAATGGTTATCCACCAAATTATGTTCCAAAGTCCAAAGAAAGACAAGGGACAATGCTTGCCACATCAAGGAACGAGAAAGAATCTTCGACACCAAAAGAATCGTTCACAGCTGATGATTATCAAGAGTACATGAAGTTCAAATCTTTTATGGCTTCCAAAGGTGGTGATTCTTCTGTTGTTTCATCAGCAAATCTTGCAGGACCATACGAAGAAGATGCAGATTGGTCTGGCTAA